The following proteins are encoded in a genomic region of Enterocloster clostridioformis:
- a CDS encoding amino acid ABC transporter ATP-binding protein, with amino-acid sequence MSGNTGLFNGQPLIRVQELGKSFGSIDVLKGITVDIHKGDVVFVVGPSGSGKSTFLRCLNLLEEPTSGHIFFEGTDITDSRTDIDKHRQKMGMVFQQFNLFPHMDIMKNLTIAPMKLQGKGQKEAEEEAMGLLERVGLADRAHAYPSQLSGGQKQRIAIVRALCMKPDVMLFDEPTSALDPEMVGEVLSVMRDLAREKMTMVVVTHEMGFAREVATRVMFMDEGHFMEEAAPEEFFSNPKNERLKSFLSKVL; translated from the coding sequence ATGAGCGGTAATACAGGATTGTTTAACGGACAGCCCTTAATCCGGGTGCAGGAACTGGGAAAGAGCTTTGGCTCCATTGATGTCTTAAAGGGAATCACGGTGGATATCCACAAGGGAGATGTGGTCTTTGTGGTAGGGCCTTCCGGTTCCGGCAAAAGCACCTTCCTCAGATGTCTGAACCTGCTGGAGGAGCCCACAAGCGGGCATATTTTCTTTGAGGGCACCGATATTACGGACTCCAGGACGGATATTGACAAGCACCGCCAGAAAATGGGGATGGTATTCCAGCAGTTTAATCTTTTTCCCCACATGGATATCATGAAGAATCTGACCATTGCTCCCATGAAGCTTCAGGGAAAGGGACAAAAGGAAGCCGAGGAGGAGGCCATGGGGCTTCTGGAACGTGTGGGACTGGCAGACAGGGCCCACGCCTATCCCAGCCAGCTTTCGGGCGGCCAGAAACAGCGTATTGCCATTGTCCGGGCTCTGTGCATGAAGCCGGATGTAATGCTGTTTGACGAGCCCACCTCGGCCCTGGACCCGGAGATGGTAGGAGAGGTACTGAGCGTAATGCGCGACCTGGCCAGGGAAAAGATGACCATGGTGGTGGTGACACACGAGATGGGCTTTGCCAGGGAGGTGGCCACCAGGGTCATGTTCATGGACGAGGGACACTTCATGGAGGAAGCCGCGCCGGAGGAATTCTTTTCCAACCCCAAAAATGAGCGTTTGAAGTCCTTCTTAAGTAAGGTGTTGTAA
- a CDS encoding MarR family winged helix-turn-helix transcriptional regulator has product MNREPADSRHVGEHFMEFAIEFFNLAKNSYHQQNQIRANSAAFQVLMQLNQPGRQAPTMSEMALQLGITKQQLTKLINDLEEKNLVRRQHGSMNRRHVYLMITPEGSSIMKQLRKAMLDCTVSRLSSYNQEELAELDDCLMRLNTLLEKFAAAEDTSCGDFPEL; this is encoded by the coding sequence ATGAACCGTGAGCCAGCAGACAGCAGACATGTGGGGGAACATTTCATGGAATTTGCCATCGAATTCTTTAACCTGGCAAAGAACAGCTACCACCAGCAGAACCAGATACGGGCCAATTCCGCCGCTTTCCAGGTCCTGATGCAGTTAAACCAGCCGGGCAGGCAGGCGCCCACCATGTCGGAGATGGCCCTGCAGCTGGGCATTACCAAACAGCAGCTGACCAAGCTTATCAATGATCTGGAAGAAAAAAACCTGGTCCGCAGACAGCACGGCTCCATGAACCGGCGCCATGTATACCTGATGATTACGCCGGAAGGCTCATCCATCATGAAGCAGCTGAGGAAGGCCATGCTGGATTGCACCGTGTCCCGCCTTTCCTCGTACAATCAGGAGGAACTGGCGGAGCTGGACGACTGTCTGATGCGTTTAAACACCCTGTTGGAGAAATTCGCTGCCGCGGAGGATACATCCTGCGGGGATTTTCCTGAGTTGTAA